Proteins encoded within one genomic window of Sphingomonas sp. NBWT7:
- a CDS encoding MipA/OmpV family protein, which yields MIARNLLIGAAVAAALPTAAVAQDAPPAEAVSAPAPSDAPNAMADFGRDTITLGLGLAYLPDYEGSNDYRFAPGPAAIGTIGGISFSVLGSRASADLIPSPGGPSWDIQLGPVAAINFMRSNRQSIEDARVRRLGERDTSIELGGYAGIGKTGVITSQYDKLSVSVSYRHDVSGVHRSGIWQPTINYFTPLSEKSALALFASAERVETKYVQTYFYVPAGQSAISGLPTYTTGRGGWKNWTVGALGTYSLTGNLLRGFKLVAGGTYRRMINDVADSPLVRIAGSRTQWLGAVGVAYTF from the coding sequence GTGATCGCCAGGAACCTGCTCATCGGCGCGGCCGTCGCCGCCGCGCTGCCGACCGCCGCCGTCGCTCAGGACGCGCCACCCGCCGAGGCCGTATCGGCGCCCGCACCCAGTGATGCGCCCAACGCGATGGCAGATTTCGGCCGTGATACGATCACGCTCGGGCTCGGCCTTGCCTATCTGCCCGATTACGAAGGCTCGAACGACTATCGCTTCGCGCCCGGGCCGGCGGCGATCGGCACGATCGGCGGGATCAGCTTCTCGGTGCTCGGCAGCCGCGCCAGTGCCGATCTCATTCCTAGCCCCGGCGGCCCGTCGTGGGATATCCAGCTCGGCCCCGTTGCCGCGATCAATTTCATGCGCAGCAACCGCCAGAGCATCGAGGACGCGCGTGTCCGCCGGCTGGGCGAGCGCGATACCTCGATCGAGCTCGGCGGCTATGCCGGCATCGGCAAGACCGGCGTCATCACCAGCCAGTATGACAAATTGTCGGTCTCGGTCAGCTATCGCCACGACGTCAGCGGCGTGCATCGCAGCGGCATCTGGCAGCCGACAATCAATTACTTCACGCCATTGAGCGAGAAGTCGGCACTCGCGCTGTTCGCCTCGGCTGAGCGGGTGGAGACCAAGTACGTCCAGACCTATTTCTACGTCCCCGCCGGCCAGTCGGCGATCAGCGGGCTGCCGACCTACACGACCGGCCGCGGCGGGTGGAAGAACTGGACGGTCGGCGCGCTCGGCACCTACTCGCTGACCGGCAACCTGCTGCGCGGCTTCAAGCTGGTGGCCGGCGGAACCTATCGCCGCATGATCAACGACGTCGCCGACAGTCCGCTCGTCCGCATCGCCGGATCGCGCACGCAGTGGCTCGGCGCGGTCGGCGTCGCCTATACCTTCTGA
- a CDS encoding ABC transporter ATP-binding protein → MPAATRDNIIEVRGLKNAFGDQVVHENLDLDVRRGEILGVVGGSGTGKSVLMRSIIGLQSPVAGEVTVFGEPTLGREETDAVEIRKRWGVLFQGGALFSTLTVAENVQVPLREFYPQLDLALLDEIASYKVTMTGLPADAGPKYPAELSGGMKKRAGLARALALDPELLFLDEPTAGLDPIGAAAFDDLTKSLQKTLGLTVFLITHDLDTLYAICDRVAVLADKRVIAVGTIDELLALDHPWIQEYFRGPRGRAAVATQEAQEQAHAHEHASAQQTTQAGVPGARTDDTRQISGAD, encoded by the coding sequence ATGCCGGCGGCGACACGCGACAACATCATCGAAGTGCGCGGGCTCAAGAACGCGTTCGGCGACCAGGTGGTGCACGAGAATCTCGACCTCGACGTGCGGCGCGGCGAGATCTTGGGCGTCGTCGGCGGCTCGGGCACGGGCAAGTCGGTGCTGATGCGCTCGATCATCGGGTTGCAGAGCCCCGTCGCCGGCGAGGTGACAGTGTTCGGCGAGCCGACGCTGGGCCGCGAGGAGACCGACGCGGTCGAGATCCGCAAGCGCTGGGGCGTGCTGTTCCAGGGCGGTGCCTTGTTCTCGACGCTGACAGTGGCGGAGAACGTGCAGGTGCCGCTGCGCGAATTCTATCCGCAGCTCGATCTCGCGTTGCTCGACGAGATCGCGTCGTACAAGGTGACGATGACCGGCCTGCCGGCGGACGCGGGGCCGAAATACCCTGCCGAGCTGTCGGGCGGGATGAAGAAGCGCGCCGGTCTCGCGCGCGCACTCGCGCTCGATCCCGAACTACTGTTCCTCGACGAGCCGACCGCCGGACTTGATCCGATCGGCGCGGCGGCGTTCGACGATCTCACCAAGTCGCTGCAGAAGACGCTGGGGCTCACGGTGTTCCTGATCACGCACGATCTCGACACGCTGTACGCGATCTGCGACCGGGTGGCGGTGCTGGCCGACAAGCGCGTGATCGCGGTGGGCACGATCGACGAGCTGCTTGCGCTCGACCATCCCTGGATCCAGGAATATTTCCGCGGCCCGCGCGGGCGCGCCGCGGTGGCGACGCAGGAAGCGCAGGAGCAGGCGCACGCACACGAGCACGCGTCCGCACAACAGACCACGCAGGCCGGTGTGCCGGGCGCGCGCACCGACGACACTCGCCAGATCTCAGGGGCAGATTGA
- a CDS encoding ABC-type transport auxiliary lipoprotein family protein has protein sequence MKKLLIGLAALPLAGCLSFGGKTPDTLLSLTAAQQVPVGQAQSSAGARTITVQVPSVPQALANNRVPVQATATDIAYVKDAQWIEPPARQFARVLSDTVAARTGRVVLSGAQSLADPGARLAGELRMFGVDAAASSAVVTYDAALVRDEGGALEKRRFEARVPVSAIEAGPVGVALNQAANQVAGEVADWVGR, from the coding sequence ATGAAGAAGCTTCTGATCGGCCTTGCCGCTCTGCCGCTCGCCGGCTGCCTGAGCTTTGGCGGGAAGACGCCCGACACGCTGCTGAGCTTGACGGCAGCGCAGCAGGTGCCCGTCGGCCAGGCGCAGTCCTCGGCCGGTGCGCGCACGATCACCGTTCAGGTGCCCAGCGTGCCGCAGGCGCTCGCCAACAACCGCGTGCCGGTGCAGGCGACGGCGACCGACATCGCCTACGTCAAGGATGCCCAGTGGATCGAGCCGCCCGCACGGCAGTTCGCGCGCGTCCTGTCGGACACGGTGGCGGCGCGGACCGGGCGGGTGGTGCTGTCGGGCGCGCAATCGCTCGCCGATCCGGGCGCGCGGTTGGCGGGCGAATTGCGCATGTTCGGCGTCGATGCCGCGGCGTCGAGCGCGGTGGTGACCTACGACGCCGCGCTGGTGCGCGACGAGGGTGGCGCGTTGGAGAAGCGCCGCTTCGAAGCGCGTGTGCCGGTGTCCGCGATCGAGGCGGGGCCGGTCGGCGTCGCGCTCAATCAGGCGGCGAACCAAGTAGCCGGCGAGGTCGCCGACTGGGTCGGCCGTTGA
- a CDS encoding DUF445 domain-containing protein, which yields MRLVATGMLVAMAVTFLVARGLQPLHPAWGFVRAFAEAAMVGGLADWFAVTALFRHPMGLPIPHTAIIPRNKDRIGDQLAQFLRDYFLIPVVVARRMRRMDLASAVGRWLANPTAGSKRVTRGASRLSVEVLQALDQERLGGMVRGAMVTQVRTIELSPLLGRALEAAMTENRHQPVIGGALRWARTVLESNDSIVRAMVHDRAGAILRWTGLDETLANKIIDGLDKMLAEVAEQPAHPMRAKVEEALATLAHDLQHNPEMRARVETLKLSLLENPAMQQWINGLWEQARHAMLRAARDPERLLAGKLGEMLRQLGQTLERDARLRTTINRFARRVAVGAAADYGDVIVGLVSETVRGWDAQTITQRLEHAVGKDLQFIRINGTLVGGLVGLGIHSVDVVL from the coding sequence ATGCGGCTCGTCGCGACCGGCATGCTTGTCGCGATGGCGGTGACGTTCCTCGTCGCGCGCGGTCTCCAGCCGCTGCATCCGGCATGGGGCTTCGTGCGCGCCTTCGCCGAGGCGGCGATGGTGGGCGGGCTGGCGGACTGGTTCGCGGTGACCGCGCTATTCCGCCATCCGATGGGACTGCCGATCCCGCACACCGCGATCATCCCGCGCAACAAGGACCGGATCGGCGACCAGCTGGCGCAATTCCTGCGTGACTATTTTCTGATCCCCGTCGTCGTCGCGCGGCGCATGCGGCGGATGGATCTTGCCAGCGCCGTCGGCCGCTGGCTCGCCAACCCCACCGCAGGCAGCAAGCGCGTAACGCGTGGCGCGTCGCGCCTGTCGGTCGAGGTGCTCCAGGCGCTCGACCAGGAGCGGCTGGGCGGCATGGTGCGCGGCGCGATGGTGACGCAGGTGCGGACGATCGAACTGTCGCCGCTGCTCGGACGCGCGCTCGAGGCGGCGATGACGGAGAACCGCCACCAGCCGGTGATCGGCGGTGCACTGCGCTGGGCGCGCACCGTGCTTGAATCGAACGATTCGATCGTGCGCGCGATGGTGCACGATCGCGCCGGTGCGATCCTGCGCTGGACCGGGCTCGACGAGACGCTGGCCAACAAGATCATCGACGGGCTCGACAAGATGCTCGCCGAGGTTGCCGAGCAGCCGGCACATCCGATGCGCGCCAAAGTGGAGGAGGCGCTGGCGACCCTGGCGCACGATCTGCAGCACAACCCCGAGATGCGCGCGCGCGTCGAGACGCTGAAGCTGTCGCTGCTCGAGAACCCGGCGATGCAGCAGTGGATCAACGGGCTGTGGGAACAGGCGCGCCACGCGATGCTGCGTGCCGCGCGCGATCCCGAACGGCTGCTCGCGGGGAAGCTCGGCGAGATGCTGCGCCAGCTGGGCCAGACGCTGGAGCGCGACGCGCGGCTGCGCACCACGATCAACCGCTTCGCACGCCGCGTCGCGGTGGGCGCGGCGGCGGATTACGGTGATGTGATCGTCGGCCTTGTCTCCGAGACGGTGCGCGGGTGGGACGCGCAGACGATTACGCAGCGGCTGGAACACGCGGTGGGCAAGGACCTGCAGTTCATCCGCATCAACGGCACGCTCGTCGGCGGCCTCGTCGGGCTTGGCATCCATAGCGTCGACGTCGTCCTGTAA
- a CDS encoding MlaD family protein — METRSNHVLVGAVVLILLAVLALFTVWIARLGGTTEKEYDIFFKQSVDGLAKGSSVTYSGVPSGQVKSIQLWRNDPQFVRVRISVNNETPILQGTAATVQGSFTGTSTISLDGARKGAPPIVCPENDMASQCPYGVPVIPTKTGGIGAILNSAPQLLERLSTLTERLTGLLTDRNQASIAGILENTDRLTNALADRGPEIAATLAQTRVAIQQAGTAAEQIGALAATTNGVLAEDVKPAMANLNETIRSAKQSADTLNGAIADARPGLQTFSKRTVPEINQLVLDLRQMSQSLASVAEKVDRQGASSLIGQQKLPDYKGK; from the coding sequence ATGGAAACCCGTTCCAACCACGTCCTTGTCGGGGCCGTCGTGCTGATCCTGCTGGCTGTGCTGGCGCTGTTCACGGTGTGGATCGCGCGGCTCGGCGGGACGACCGAGAAGGAATATGACATCTTCTTCAAACAGTCGGTCGACGGTTTGGCGAAGGGTTCGTCGGTGACCTATTCGGGCGTGCCTTCAGGCCAGGTCAAATCGATTCAGCTGTGGCGCAACGATCCGCAGTTCGTGCGCGTGCGCATCAGCGTCAACAATGAGACGCCGATCCTGCAGGGAACGGCGGCGACGGTGCAGGGCAGCTTCACCGGCACGAGCACGATCAGCCTTGACGGTGCGCGCAAGGGCGCGCCGCCGATCGTGTGCCCGGAAAACGACATGGCGAGCCAGTGCCCGTACGGCGTGCCGGTAATCCCGACCAAGACGGGCGGCATCGGTGCGATCCTCAATTCCGCGCCGCAGCTGCTCGAGCGGCTGTCGACGCTGACCGAACGGCTGACCGGGCTGCTGACCGACCGTAACCAGGCGTCGATCGCCGGGATCCTGGAGAACACCGACCGGCTGACCAACGCGCTGGCCGATCGCGGGCCGGAGATCGCCGCGACGCTGGCGCAGACTCGGGTCGCGATCCAGCAGGCGGGCACCGCGGCGGAGCAGATCGGCGCGCTGGCGGCGACGACCAACGGCGTCCTCGCCGAAGACGTGAAGCCGGCGATGGCCAACCTCAACGAGACGATCCGCTCGGCCAAGCAGAGCGCCGACACGCTGAACGGCGCGATCGCGGACGCACGGCCGGGCTTGCAGACCTTCTCCAAGCGCACCGTACCCGAAATCAACCAGCTGGTGCTCGACCTGCGTCAGATGTCGCAATCGCTCGCGTCGGTCGCGGAGAAGGTCGACCGTCAGGGGGCGAGTTCGCTGATCGGCCAGCAGAAGCTGCCGGACTATAAGGGCAAGTGA
- a CDS encoding DUF2141 domain-containing protein: protein MIGAAPVARLDVAFDAVRSAKGVLRVCLTADPENFPTCVDDHNATRRSVPAGSDALRFDGLPRGTYAIAVIHDENGNKKLDTFAGIPREGFGFSRNPPIRFGPPRFAAARFAVEGDAERQQIKMRYML, encoded by the coding sequence CTGATCGGCGCGGCGCCGGTCGCCCGGCTTGACGTCGCGTTCGATGCGGTGCGCTCAGCCAAGGGTGTGCTGCGCGTCTGCCTGACCGCCGATCCCGAAAACTTCCCGACCTGCGTCGACGATCACAATGCCACGCGCCGCTCCGTTCCGGCGGGCAGCGACGCGCTGCGCTTCGACGGGCTGCCGCGCGGTACCTACGCGATCGCGGTGATCCACGATGAGAACGGCAACAAGAAGCTCGATACCTTTGCCGGTATCCCGCGCGAAGGCTTCGGCTTCTCGCGCAATCCGCCGATCCGCTTCGGCCCGCCGCGATTCGCCGCCGCGCGCTTCGCGGTCGAAGGTGATGCCGAAAGGCAACAGATCAAAATGCGCTACATGCTGTGA
- a CDS encoding sterol desaturase family protein, translated as MTAIVGVRYLAASGGFALATRLRHPGLYTGLDPQIRREIGWSLVSAAIYGIPAGVIAWGWENRGWTRVYRDVDAFPLWYLPLSVLLYLTAHDTWFYWTHRWMHRPRPFRLAHAVHHASRPPTAWAAMAFHPIEALTGAVVIPLLVFIIPIHVAALGLVLTIMTVMGVTNHMGWEVFPRFMWRGPLGAWLITASHHQRHHERYGCNYGLYFRFWDRLCGTDDGLGDFTRDRARAQARAGTAAGARGEHADRRGAGRPA; from the coding sequence ATGACCGCGATCGTCGGCGTGCGCTATCTCGCCGCGAGCGGCGGGTTCGCGCTCGCTACGCGGCTCCGGCATCCCGGCCTCTACACCGGGCTCGATCCGCAGATCCGGCGCGAGATCGGCTGGAGCCTCGTTTCCGCCGCGATCTACGGCATCCCCGCCGGCGTCATCGCCTGGGGATGGGAGAACCGCGGCTGGACGCGGGTCTATCGCGACGTGGATGCCTTTCCGCTGTGGTATTTGCCGCTGTCGGTGCTGCTGTACCTCACGGCGCACGATACGTGGTTCTATTGGACGCATCGCTGGATGCACCGGCCGCGGCCCTTCCGCCTCGCGCATGCCGTCCACCACGCCAGCCGCCCGCCCACCGCCTGGGCGGCGATGGCGTTCCACCCGATCGAGGCGCTGACCGGTGCTGTGGTAATTCCGCTACTGGTGTTCATCATTCCCATCCACGTCGCTGCGCTCGGATTGGTGCTGACGATCATGACGGTTATGGGCGTCACCAATCACATGGGTTGGGAGGTTTTCCCCCGGTTCATGTGGCGCGGGCCATTGGGGGCATGGCTCATAACGGCGAGCCATCATCAGCGTCATCACGAGCGGTACGGGTGCAATTATGGGCTATATTTCCGGTTCTGGGATCGCCTGTGCGGCACCGACGACGGGCTCGGCGATTTCACGCGTGATCGCGCCCGCGCGCAGGCCCGCGCAGGCACTGCTGCTGGCGCTCGCGGCGAGCACGCTGATCGGCGCGGCGCCGGTCGCCCGGCTTGA
- a CDS encoding ABC transporter permease yields MGALADFSDDGGRLRFTGDLSLAQIGDLPNRLDAHGGSVSAIDLSGIDRIDTIGAWIVHRFAKRTNAAIEGLKPEQQHLLEQVQRADQAAPMRKAPISPFTRVLGEIGEAVAIAGRTLLGLLGFLGATVIAFFNVIRHPHRFRFNATVQRFEVVGVSALGIVGLMSFLIGIVIAQQGAVQLRQFGAEVFTINLIGRITLRELGVLMTAIMVAGRSGSSFAAQLGTMKLTEEIDAMRTIGVSPMEALVLPRTIAAVVLMPLLGFYSSLIAIIGGGLLCWWQLEIPPVTYIARLREVVPITDLYVGLIKAPVFGAIIAVAGCFQGMQVEGDAEQVGTRTTSAVVQAIFLVIVLDAIFAVFFERIGWI; encoded by the coding sequence ATGGGCGCATTGGCCGACTTCAGCGATGACGGGGGACGGTTGCGCTTTACCGGCGACCTGTCGTTGGCGCAGATCGGCGATTTGCCCAATCGGCTCGACGCGCATGGTGGCAGCGTATCGGCGATCGACCTGTCGGGGATCGACCGGATCGACACGATCGGTGCGTGGATCGTGCATCGCTTCGCCAAGCGTACCAACGCCGCGATCGAGGGGCTGAAGCCCGAGCAGCAGCATCTGCTGGAACAGGTGCAGCGCGCCGATCAGGCCGCGCCGATGCGCAAAGCCCCGATCAGCCCGTTCACGCGCGTGCTGGGCGAGATCGGCGAGGCGGTGGCGATCGCCGGGCGGACGCTGCTCGGGCTGCTCGGTTTCCTCGGCGCGACGGTGATCGCGTTCTTCAACGTCATCCGCCACCCGCACCGCTTCCGCTTCAACGCGACGGTGCAGCGGTTCGAGGTCGTCGGCGTCTCGGCGCTCGGCATCGTCGGGTTGATGAGCTTCCTGATCGGCATCGTCATCGCGCAGCAGGGCGCGGTACAGCTGCGCCAGTTCGGCGCGGAGGTGTTCACGATCAACCTCATCGGGCGGATCACGCTGCGCGAACTAGGCGTGCTGATGACCGCGATCATGGTCGCCGGCCGATCGGGATCGTCGTTCGCGGCGCAGCTCGGCACGATGAAGCTGACCGAGGAGATCGATGCGATGCGCACGATCGGCGTCTCTCCGATGGAGGCGCTGGTGCTGCCGCGCACGATCGCCGCCGTCGTGCTGATGCCGCTGCTAGGCTTCTATTCTTCGCTGATCGCGATTATCGGCGGCGGGCTGTTGTGCTGGTGGCAGCTCGAGATCCCGCCCGTCACCTATATCGCGCGGCTGCGGGAGGTGGTGCCGATCACCGATCTCTATGTCGGGCTGATCAAGGCGCCGGTGTTCGGCGCGATCATCGCGGTCGCCGGCTGCTTCCAGGGGATGCAGGTGGAGGGCGATGCCGAACAGGTCGGCACGCGGACGACGTCGGCCGTGGTGCAGGCGATCTTCCTCGTCATCGTCCTCGACGCGATCTTCGCCGTATTCTTCGAGCGGATCGGGTGGATCTGA
- the crtY gene encoding lycopene beta-cyclase CrtY has product MPETHHCDLAIVGGGLAGGLIALAVAQRRPELIVRIVDAGESLGGNHVWSFFDADVAKEDRWLLTPLVCHAWPAYDVRFPAHARTINQPYYSIESERFDAVVRKALPAEAIMPGRKVLACSPTAVVLADGDRIEAKGVIDARGAGDLSTLEVGWQKFVGRTLDIPAGHGITRPTVMDATVTQHDGYRFVYLLPFSPTRLFVEDTYYSDTPSLNVGALNRRIDVYAAARGWEVAAGANDAREEKGALPVVINGDFEGYWRWGGAKVAKAGARAGLFHPTTGYSLPDAVRLAVLIADAKDLSGDALLTLTHDYARARWDERRFYRMLDAMLFRAADPDARYRVLERFYRLRSGLIGRFYAARSTRADKLRVLAGRPPVPVTRAVRALRGIK; this is encoded by the coding sequence ATGCCGGAAACCCACCATTGCGACCTGGCGATCGTCGGCGGCGGGCTGGCGGGCGGGCTGATCGCGCTGGCGGTGGCGCAGCGCCGCCCCGAGCTGATCGTGCGCATCGTCGATGCGGGGGAGAGCCTGGGCGGCAACCACGTCTGGTCGTTCTTCGATGCCGATGTGGCGAAGGAGGATCGCTGGCTGCTGACGCCGCTCGTCTGCCACGCATGGCCGGCGTATGACGTGCGCTTTCCGGCGCACGCGCGAACGATCAACCAGCCCTATTATTCGATCGAATCGGAGCGGTTCGACGCAGTGGTGCGCAAGGCGCTGCCGGCCGAGGCGATCATGCCGGGGCGCAAGGTGCTGGCGTGCAGTCCGACCGCGGTGGTGCTGGCGGACGGCGACCGGATCGAGGCGAAGGGCGTGATCGACGCGCGCGGCGCGGGCGACTTGTCGACGCTGGAGGTGGGCTGGCAGAAGTTCGTCGGTCGCACGCTCGACATTCCTGCCGGCCACGGCATTACGCGCCCGACGGTGATGGACGCGACGGTGACGCAGCACGACGGCTATCGCTTCGTCTACCTTCTCCCCTTCTCGCCGACGCGGTTGTTCGTCGAGGACACCTATTACAGCGACACGCCCTCGCTCAACGTCGGCGCGCTCAACCGGCGGATCGACGTCTATGCCGCCGCGCGCGGCTGGGAAGTCGCCGCCGGCGCGAACGACGCGCGCGAGGAGAAGGGCGCGCTGCCGGTGGTGATCAACGGCGATTTCGAGGGCTATTGGCGGTGGGGCGGGGCGAAGGTCGCGAAGGCGGGCGCGCGTGCCGGGCTGTTCCACCCGACGACGGGCTATTCACTGCCCGATGCGGTGCGGCTTGCGGTACTGATTGCCGACGCCAAGGATTTGAGCGGCGACGCATTGCTTACATTGACCCACGATTATGCCCGCGCGCGCTGGGACGAGCGCCGCTTCTACCGGATGCTTGACGCCATGTTGTTCCGTGCTGCCGACCCCGATGCGCGCTATCGCGTATTGGAACGCTTCTATCGCCTGCGCTCCGGGCTGATCGGGCGCTTCTATGCCGCGCGGTCGACGCGGGCGGACAAGCTGCGCGTGCTGGCGGGGCGCCCGCCGGTGCCGGTGACGCGCGCGGTGCGCGCGCTGCGGGGCATCAAGTGA